The following nucleotide sequence is from Wenzhouxiangella sp. XN24.
AACACGATCGAACCGCGTCGCCAGGCCGGGGCCCGCTGCCGGACATCGCCCGACACGGCTCGCAGGCGGCGAAACTCCTCGACGCCGAACAGCAGCGCAAATCCTGCCAGGAACCCCCAAAAGGCCGTCCAATGTCCTTCCATCGCCAAACATCCTCTACCGGATCGAAGTGGTTGGCCCCACATCGTCGCGCGATGCCATGCCGATGGCCACCCCGGCCCAGAACCGGTCCATGGGCACCGTGTTCAAACGGGACCAGTACCGGTTTTTCGGCAAGACCCCGATGCCGGTGTAGCACGCGTAACCTGCGCGACCGCATTCCTTCTGCCGCAGGTGACGGAGTCGCTGCTCATCGACCGTCAGCGCGGAACCGAGCAGTTCGTCGATGCTGCACGACGGACAGACCTGCATGTCGCGCCCCAGGCCCTTCATGAACTGCAGCATCTGGTTCCGTGCCGACGCCTCGGCGCAGTCCTGGTTGGCCATGCACGCCGCATGTGACCAGCGTTCCAGCGTCTCCCCGAGGCTGTCGCAGGAAAGTTCACCGAGGTTCATGCCCACGGCGCCGCCGAGAAATGCGCCCGCGGTCGTGACGAAGGCCGACACCCGCCCGACGGGCGTGACCTGCAGCACGGCTGCGGCTCCGCCCGCGCCGAGGGCGCCGGCCAGCGCGCTGCAGGCCCCCTGGGGCACGTCGATCGTCCAGTCGGCCGTGGACGCCCGGGACGTCCCGGGAAGCACCAGGCCAGCCAACACCAGCAAAAACAACATCAAGCGATTCCTGTTCATCGTTGCACTCCTTGCATTCGAGACCCGTCCTTGGGTACCCGCCGGAATGACGGGCGCCCCCATCTGAGCGCACCCGCCAAGGCCCGGGAAGAGGGACTTTGTCCGCTTTTCGCCCGGAAACGCCCGCTCGTCACCGCCCCGGCCAGCCGCGGCTCGCGAGCGCCTCGGCGAGATGCCGCACTTCGATCCCGGCGCAACCGTCCATGTCCGCGATGGTCCGCGCGACCCGCCGGACCCGCGTCTGCGCCCGCGCCGAGAGCCCGAGGCGCTCCGCGGAACGCACCAGCAGTGCGCGCGCCGCCGCCCCGAGGAAAGCGTGGGCGTCCAGGGTCTTGCCGGCGAGGCGGGCGTTCGCGGTGCCTTGCCGCTCGCGCCCGGCTCGCCGCACCGCCAGCACACGCTCGCGCACCACCGCCGACGGTTCGCCCGGCGGCCCCATCAGGTCGGCCGGCGCAGGGCGCGGCATCTCGACGACCAGGTCGATGCGATCCAGCAGCGGACCGGAAATGCGGCCGCGATAACGCAGCACGGCTTCCGCGCTGCAACGGCAGTTGTTGCGCGGGTCACCGAGGTAGCCGCAGGGACAAGGGTTCATCGCGGCCACCAGCAGGAAACGCGCGGGAAAGGTTCTCTGCACCGCCGCCCTGCTGATGGTCAACTCGCCATCCTCCAGCGGCTGGCGCAGCGCTTCGAGCGCGGTGCGGCCGAACTCCGGCAACTCGTCCAGGAAGAGCACCCCGCGGTGCGCCAGCGTGACCTCGCCGGGACGCGGATTCGCGCCCCCGCCCGTCAGCGCCACCGAAGACGCCGAGTGATGCGGGGCACGAAACGGCCGTCGCCCCCACTCTTCGCCATGAAACGGGCGGCCGGCCGCCGATGCGATCG
It contains:
- a CDS encoding YifB family Mg chelatase-like AAA ATPase → MAFALVLTRAQCGLEAPPVAVETHVTGGLPGFSIVGLPATAVRESRDRVRAALSICGFKFPDGKVIVNLAPADLPKDGGRFDLPIALGVLAASGQLPTAQLQRREFIGELSLSGEVRGVTASLCASVAAARAGHALIVPAQNGAEAALAGVGEIHLAEHLVGVAGYLQGQGELPLAVTPARPEPGAATGPDLAEVRGQLRGRRLLEVAAAGGHNLLLIGPPGTGKTMLARRLPGLLPPLSADAALAVASIASAAGRPFHGEEWGRRPFRAPHHSASSVALTGGGANPRPGEVTLAHRGVLFLDELPEFGRTALEALRQPLEDGELTISRAAVQRTFPARFLLVAAMNPCPCGYLGDPRNNCRCSAEAVLRYRGRISGPLLDRIDLVVEMPRPAPADLMGPPGEPSAVVRERVLAVRRAGRERQGTANARLAGKTLDAHAFLGAAARALLVRSAERLGLSARAQTRVRRVARTIADMDGCAGIEVRHLAEALASRGWPGR